The Elgaria multicarinata webbii isolate HBS135686 ecotype San Diego chromosome 11, rElgMul1.1.pri, whole genome shotgun sequence genome segment TTTAGAGTGAATGGTCATTGTTGTTTCCCACAAATTTTGCAGCCAAATTCATGCACCGTACCTCTATGAACCCGGTTTAGcatgttttgcatatttttaaaaacctgcagcCTATTCAGATTTGATACAGggttcttattatttttaaaaagtgtttttattatatattggAAAATATGAAGCTTCTCTCCATTTAACTacttgaattagggtgaccatatggaaaggaggacagggcttctgtatctttaacagttgtattgaaaagggaatttcagcaggtgtcatttgaatatatggagaagctggtgaaatcccctcttcatgacaacagttaaatctgcaggggccctgccctcttttaaatctggtcactctagtatagctcctgtacctttaactgttgtgatgaagagagaatttcaccaagttctccatatacacaaatgatacctgcttaaattcccttttctatgcaactgttaaagatacagaagccctgtcctcctttccatatggtcaccctacttgaatgTCTGTAGCCAAAATATATGCCCATAAATCCAAAATTTCTTTAATATTTTTCTGCCCTTCACAGCACATATCTATTCTATGTTTTGTCCATCACCTATGTAATGCATTTCTCAGTACTTCCCTCACCTCTTTATTTCTTAGTGTATAGATGAAAGGATTCAACAATGGAACCACAATGAGGTTGAAGATGCTTACAACTTTGGTCCTTTCTAAAGACGTCTGTCTGGAAGGCTTAACAAAAAGGAAGATGGTGGACCCGTACCAAATAATCACAACAGCAAAATGAGAGGAGCATGTGGAAAAGGCCTTTTGTCGACCTTTGGTTGAGGGGATGCGCAGGATTGTAGCCACAATATACATGTAGGAGAGAAAGGTTACCACACAGGAGCCCACAATTACAATGATAGCTATGAAAAAAGCAGTAATCTCAAAGAAATGGGTGTCGCTGCAGGAAAGAACTATCCAGGAATCAAGATTGCAATAGAAATTATCAATCACATTGAGCCCACAGAAGGACAAGGTTGTGATCAGGTATGCCGGTATGCAAATAGCAAGAAACCCACCCAACCAACAGCCAAATGCCAACTTGC includes the following:
- the LOC134405345 gene encoding olfactory receptor 6F1-like; this translates as MGGHNQGEQNRTSVTEFILLGFSGSPRFQLFIFILFFIMYILTVLGNLSIILLIITNRRFHTPMYFFLCNLSFLEIWYTTASIPKILAIFLGRSKSISFTGCMLQMYFIFSFGCTEHFLIAVMAYDRYLAICYPLHYNTIMDISLSSKLAFGCWLGGFLAICIPAYLITTLSFCGLNVIDNFYCNLDSWIVLSCSDTHFFEITAFFIAIIVIVGSCVVTFLSYMYIVATILRIPSTKGRQKAFSTCSSHFAVVIIWYGSTIFLFVKPSRQTSLERTKVVSIFNLIVVPLLNPFIYTLRNKEVREVLRNALHR